The Pyruvatibacter sp. HU-CL02332 genome includes a window with the following:
- a CDS encoding protein phosphatase CheZ: protein MSQAKRFRIEVMMGYDEPAVEDVTPAVAAVAPVPAAVSAPSASPTGAGQPDADLSIDELASLRDRVAEAAKLQAELAELSGAIERTKQELSALHYDGPSAARFQEAGSELDAVVNATEQATDTILTASEKIDSAAAHLGASAIDDIGRNQAEEIAEQVVNIFEACNFQDITGQRITKVVNALQFIDERVSKMMEIWGGANDLAAFAPAPQEAEGDEALLNGPALEEHNGHASQDDIDALFA, encoded by the coding sequence TTGTCTCAGGCAAAGCGCTTTCGAATTGAAGTGATGATGGGCTATGACGAGCCTGCCGTCGAGGATGTGACGCCTGCAGTTGCTGCAGTGGCGCCCGTACCTGCGGCTGTCTCAGCGCCTTCAGCATCGCCAACGGGTGCCGGTCAGCCCGACGCTGATCTGAGCATTGATGAACTTGCGTCCTTGCGTGACCGGGTGGCGGAAGCTGCAAAGCTTCAGGCGGAACTGGCAGAGCTTTCCGGCGCGATTGAACGCACCAAGCAGGAACTGTCTGCGCTCCATTATGATGGCCCATCAGCCGCCCGCTTCCAGGAAGCAGGCAGTGAGCTTGATGCTGTTGTGAATGCAACTGAGCAGGCGACGGATACCATTCTGACCGCATCAGAAAAAATCGATTCAGCAGCCGCCCATCTGGGTGCGTCAGCGATTGACGATATTGGCCGCAATCAGGCCGAAGAAATTGCCGAGCAGGTCGTGAATATTTTCGAGGCCTGTAACTTCCAGGACATTACCGGCCAGCGCATCACCAAGGTGGTGAACGCGTTGCAGTTCATTGACGAGCGCGTCAGCAAGATGATGGAAATCTGGGGTGGCGCAAATGATCTGGCAGCCTTCGCGCCAGCGCCTCAGGAAGCTGAAGGCGACGAAGCCCTGCTGAATGGCCCAGCGCTCGAAGAGCATAACGGCCATGCCTCACAGGACGACATCGACGCCCTGTTTGCGTAG
- a CDS encoding nitronate monooxygenase yields MSGFEGNRVLAHTGAKYPIIQAPMGWIARSQLASSVANAGGIGIIETSSGETEACKAEIEKMADLTDGVFGVNLPILFLKDDAMLRYICDSGVKFVTTSAGSPSKFIKPLKEAGITVYHAVPTLEAAMKCVDAGIDGLVVEGAEGGGFKNPEEVSSLVLLQAIRQRSDIPMVAAGGICNGHGMAAAFALGAEAVQMGTRFVSAAESPVHANYKNAIVDAPTTGTYVLNKKASPCIRALKTKNTDAIFEEGLMPADTFARIQDLYFGGDMEASVGLAGQTAGLIDEIKSSADIINETVNEFFDVAGRMGAMVPAARAAE; encoded by the coding sequence ATGTCCGGATTTGAAGGCAACCGCGTGCTGGCGCACACAGGCGCAAAATATCCCATCATCCAGGCCCCCATGGGCTGGATCGCCCGTTCGCAGCTGGCATCCTCCGTGGCCAATGCCGGAGGTATCGGCATCATTGAAACCTCCTCCGGCGAAACAGAGGCCTGCAAGGCTGAAATCGAAAAGATGGCCGACCTCACCGACGGGGTCTTCGGCGTCAATCTGCCGATCCTGTTCCTCAAGGATGACGCCATGCTGCGCTACATCTGCGACAGCGGCGTCAAGTTCGTGACCACCTCAGCAGGCAGCCCGAGCAAGTTCATCAAGCCGCTGAAAGAAGCAGGCATCACCGTCTATCATGCGGTGCCGACGCTTGAGGCGGCCATGAAATGCGTGGACGCGGGCATCGATGGTCTGGTGGTGGAAGGGGCTGAAGGCGGCGGCTTCAAGAATCCCGAAGAAGTATCGTCTCTGGTCTTGTTGCAGGCCATTCGTCAGCGGTCGGACATTCCCATGGTGGCCGCAGGCGGCATCTGCAATGGCCACGGCATGGCGGCGGCGTTTGCGCTAGGCGCAGAAGCAGTGCAGATGGGCACACGGTTTGTAAGCGCGGCAGAAAGCCCGGTTCATGCAAACTACAAGAACGCCATCGTCGATGCGCCAACCACGGGCACCTATGTGCTGAACAAGAAAGCCAGCCCCTGCATCCGCGCCCTCAAGACCAAGAACACCGACGCTATTTTCGAAGAAGGCCTGATGCCCGCAGATACCTTTGCCCGCATTCAGGACCTCTATTTCGGGGGCGACATGGAAGCGAGTGTTGGCCTTGCCGGCCAGACGGCAGGTCTGATTGACGAGATCAAGTCTTCGGCAGACATCATCAACGAAACGGTCAATGAGTTTTTTGACGTGGCTGGCCGCATGGGCGCCATGGTGCCTGCGGCTAGGGCCGCTGAATAA
- a CDS encoding energy transducer TonB: MQFPDDIDRESETARPAGLETQTVRRSRSRVVMWSVLFHAIAIAALWAVLAGDPPQIRDETPIIAVDLVALAQSAPAGPSGPPGPAQPDAPPTAQPVVPQPAVPTPPVVQREERPAPKPRAEPKPAPAPAPAPAPVESAQPSPTQAPAQPNPGSAAPQRSAGGGAGTGQSDANASAVAKASYAQLLLSRLQRAIVYPRRAQRRNVEGDVRIEFVLAASGALRSVKLVATSGSDILDNAALELVRRVSPFPAVPRDLSPSGQDFAFVTTINYRLD; the protein is encoded by the coding sequence TTGCAATTCCCCGATGACATAGACCGCGAGTCTGAAACCGCGCGCCCGGCAGGTCTGGAGACCCAGACCGTGCGCCGGTCGCGCTCGCGCGTGGTGATGTGGTCCGTCCTGTTTCACGCAATTGCCATTGCCGCCCTGTGGGCCGTGCTTGCGGGCGATCCGCCGCAGATCAGGGACGAAACACCAATTATTGCGGTGGATCTGGTGGCATTGGCGCAATCAGCTCCCGCAGGGCCATCCGGGCCGCCCGGACCGGCACAGCCCGACGCGCCGCCAACCGCGCAACCCGTTGTGCCGCAGCCTGCTGTGCCAACTCCGCCGGTTGTGCAGCGGGAAGAACGTCCCGCCCCCAAACCGCGTGCGGAGCCAAAGCCCGCGCCTGCTCCAGCCCCAGCCCCAGCACCAGTTGAATCAGCGCAACCATCGCCAACTCAAGCCCCGGCACAGCCAAACCCGGGATCGGCGGCACCGCAACGTTCCGCTGGTGGTGGGGCCGGCACCGGGCAGTCAGATGCCAATGCCTCTGCCGTCGCCAAGGCAAGCTATGCCCAGCTGCTGCTGAGCCGGCTTCAGCGCGCTATTGTCTATCCGCGCCGGGCGCAACGCCGGAACGTCGAAGGTGACGTACGTATTGAGTTTGTACTGGCCGCCAGCGGTGCGCTGAGGTCCGTGAAGCTGGTGGCCACATCCGGTTCGGACATTCTGGACAATGCTGCCCTTGAGCTTGTGCGACGTGTGTCGCCATTTCCGGCCGTCCCAAGGGACCTGTCGCCGAGCGGACAGGATTTTGCTTTCGTGACCACGATTAACTATCGGCTGGATTGA
- the otsB gene encoding trehalose-phosphatase produces the protein MTQTLAPASQPDALDHFDEIITRMAGRSPALFLDYDGTLVPLARRPELAIAPPELLTALSRLAALMPVAVVTGRGRPDVMQMLGVKGIAYAGSHGFDIVDAEGKDLSGDIGDAFLPALREASLALTAFLDPIDGAFLEDKIYSLAIHYREVAPARHDDIAAAVEAEAARHPTLKKAGGKMIHELRPDIEWNKGTAILHVMEAMGLTSDTSMPFYIGDDETDEDGFRAIREIGVGIKVGGGSAPTEAHYSLETPASVWTFLSQLTDNRSQ, from the coding sequence GTGACCCAAACCCTAGCACCAGCCAGCCAACCTGACGCCCTTGACCACTTCGATGAGATCATCACCCGCATGGCCGGGCGGTCTCCGGCACTTTTTCTGGACTATGACGGCACCCTTGTGCCGCTTGCAAGGCGACCGGAGCTTGCAATTGCCCCGCCGGAGCTTCTCACCGCGCTGTCACGGCTTGCCGCCTTGATGCCCGTTGCCGTTGTGACAGGCCGCGGACGCCCTGACGTGATGCAGATGCTGGGAGTCAAAGGCATCGCCTATGCGGGCAGTCACGGGTTCGACATTGTGGATGCCGAGGGCAAAGATCTGTCAGGTGATATCGGTGACGCTTTTCTTCCCGCTCTCAGGGAGGCGTCCCTCGCCCTGACAGCTTTTCTCGATCCGATCGACGGGGCGTTTCTGGAAGACAAGATCTATTCCCTGGCGATCCACTATCGGGAGGTTGCTCCCGCGCGGCATGATGACATCGCAGCCGCTGTCGAGGCGGAGGCGGCCCGTCACCCGACGCTCAAGAAAGCAGGTGGCAAGATGATCCATGAGTTGCGGCCAGACATCGAATGGAACAAAGGCACCGCCATCCTTCACGTCATGGAGGCCATGGGGCTGACGTCGGACACAAGCATGCCTTTTTATATTGGCGATGATGAAACCGACGAAGATGGGTTCCGGGCCATCCGCGAGATCGGTGTTGGGATCAAGGTCGGCGGTGGTTCCGCCCCGACGGAGGCCCATTATTCGTTGGAAACACCCGCCAGCGTTTGGACATTTCTTAGTCAGCTTACTGACAATCGTTCGCAATAA